A DNA window from Candidatus Acidiferrales bacterium contains the following coding sequences:
- a CDS encoding methyltransferase, whose translation MTARLIAFVFLTVPTVWLSWRTLFSFNHHGLYRFISWECILWLLLNNYSFWFADPLSITQIVSWMLLIVSLGLLISGSFLMIKIGEADSGRKDSSLYNFERTTKLIRKGIFKYVRHPLYGSLILLTWGIYFKNMNLQLTIMSIASTLFLILTSLVEEKENTKYFGQAYSDYMQRTKMFVPFIF comes from the coding sequence ATGACGGCAAGACTGATCGCCTTCGTTTTTCTCACCGTTCCAACCGTTTGGCTTTCCTGGAGAACACTGTTCAGCTTCAATCACCACGGTTTGTATCGGTTCATAAGCTGGGAATGTATTTTATGGCTGCTTTTGAACAACTATTCATTCTGGTTTGCCGATCCATTAAGTATCACTCAGATCGTATCATGGATGCTTCTCATAGTTTCACTAGGCTTACTAATATCCGGCTCGTTCCTGATGATAAAGATCGGCGAAGCAGACTCAGGTCGGAAAGACAGTTCCCTGTACAATTTTGAAAGAACAACCAAGTTGATTCGCAAAGGGATATTCAAGTACGTCCGCCATCCTTTGTACGGATCGTTGATACTTCTGACATGGGGAATTTATTTCAAGAACATGAATCTCCAGCTGACGATCATGTCGATTGCGTCAACCCTCTTTCTGATCTTGACATCCCTGGTGGAAGAGAAGGAAAATACCAAATATTTCGGGCAGGCGTACTCCGATTACATGCAGAGGACGAAGATGTTCGTCCCCTTTATATTCTGA
- a CDS encoding class I SAM-dependent methyltransferase translates to MSQDTKQRVCPVENAGTLDNKIRKFLQNPRKILKPYVRSGMTVLDVGCGPGVFSIEMAEMVGPSGNVVAADLQEGMLQLLKEKIKGTPLEKIVEPYKCEASRIGLTRKVDFVLAFYMVHEVPDKRSFFKEIRTILRDNEAMLIVEPNFHVSKKAFGEMLDSLVDLRFEVIERPRFFFSRSVLVKNVN, encoded by the coding sequence ATGAGTCAGGATACTAAACAGCGGGTCTGCCCGGTTGAGAATGCCGGCACATTGGACAATAAGATCAGGAAATTTCTACAGAACCCGCGGAAAATTTTGAAGCCTTATGTCAGGAGTGGCATGACAGTTCTCGATGTCGGCTGCGGACCGGGAGTATTCTCCATCGAGATGGCTGAGATGGTCGGCCCGTCAGGCAACGTTGTCGCAGCCGATTTACAGGAAGGAATGCTGCAATTATTGAAAGAAAAAATTAAGGGAACTCCACTAGAAAAAATTGTCGAGCCTTATAAATGTGAAGCGAGCAGAATCGGTTTAACCCGCAAAGTGGATTTCGTTCTGGCTTTCTACATGGTCCACGAAGTTCCGGACAAGAGGAGTTTCTTCAAAGAAATAAGGACAATATTGAGAGATAACGAGGCGATGCTGATTGTGGAACCCAACTTCCACGTTTCAAAGAAGGCCTTTGGCGAAATGCTGGACTCCCTGGTCGATCTCAGATTCGAGGTCATTGAAAGACCAAGATTTTTCTTTAGCCGGTCTGTCCTTGTCAAAAACGTGAATTGA